One window of Sphingomonas sp. KC8 genomic DNA carries:
- a CDS encoding enoyl-CoA hydratase/isomerase family protein, whose product MRHGPASTNVDGMKMIVADHVMTIRFDREHKRNSITYDMYHGLTASLKQAALDDQIRCILLASSGSIFSGGHDVSGFAQGMDRAYDEKPSFAFMECLSTFPKPVVAALNGDAIGIGATMLFHCDFIYAVPGCRLVFPFARMGLVPEFASSFFLPRLVGHRKAMALLLIDGSCSAEEAAELGIINEIVPNERLESCVAATLARIVALSPEAVTLTKSLLMAENKEAVRIAIRQEAKGFHHLLQSPFVRERLAAIKQKISGFGHHTP is encoded by the coding sequence ATGCGGCACGGGCCTGCTTCCACCAATGTCGACGGCATGAAAATGATCGTCGCCGATCACGTTATGACGATCCGGTTTGATCGCGAACACAAACGCAATTCGATCACCTATGACATGTATCATGGCTTGACGGCGTCCCTGAAGCAGGCCGCTTTGGATGATCAGATACGCTGCATCCTGCTGGCATCATCCGGATCGATATTCTCCGGCGGCCACGATGTCAGCGGGTTCGCCCAGGGCATGGATCGGGCCTATGATGAAAAGCCGTCTTTCGCCTTCATGGAATGTCTGTCGACCTTTCCCAAGCCCGTCGTCGCAGCGCTGAACGGCGACGCCATCGGCATCGGCGCGACCATGCTGTTTCATTGCGATTTCATATATGCTGTACCCGGTTGCAGGCTCGTCTTTCCCTTCGCCCGGATGGGCCTGGTGCCCGAGTTCGCATCCAGCTTTTTCCTGCCCCGGCTTGTCGGACACCGAAAGGCCATGGCGTTGCTGCTGATCGACGGCAGTTGCAGCGCCGAAGAGGCGGCGGAACTGGGCATCATCAACGAGATCGTGCCGAACGAACGGCTCGAAAGCTGCGTCGCGGCCACCCTGGCAAGGATCGTGGCGCTCTCGCCCGAAGCCGTCACGCTTACGAAAAGCCTGCTGATGGCCGAAAACAAGGAGGCCGTCCGCATCGCGATCAGGCAGGAAGCGAAAGGTTTTCACCACCTCCTGCAATCGCCCTTCGTTCGCGAACGGCTTGCCGCCATCAAGCAGAAAATCTCAGGCTTCGGGCACCACACCCCCTGA
- a CDS encoding class I adenylate-forming enzyme family protein, producing the protein MRCKTHMKTADPTLSEWIAPPGAPALDPGSLSLGDTLSQAARKWGSRQAIIYRHQPAIADVAWTYAELNHHAERLAAALIATGYLPGERIAIWGPNHPEWVLLEYAIAKAGLILVALNPLYKINELAFALQDSRAAGIFHADRIGVTRPAEIIDQARRDTPALRHIHAFSSIWTELIPRAPDDFPHVATDPDATFMIQYTSGTTGVPKAVRLSHRAIMTTALNSYRMWGIEEGSRVCPGFPLFHVGGSGNSIPGAVAAGATVLPLHIFKPHLTLDVLEHERCSTFVGVPTMLIAMLDDPSIAGRSLDALKTIIVGGAPVTNDLLKRCRNIFGADVINCYGQTETCGVTTTTLSTDSADKKTRTSGAALIGVSIAIRDEQGRSVRRGRIGELHYQGPGGMQGYGSTPCDGDISDGPAWIASGDLATMDDDGFVAIVGRKKEMIIRGGENLSPVEIEAYMKEHPAIREVAVVGVPDEKYGEVACAAVSVRSGMEITSKQIREWCIDRISLWKVPEYIEFLDEFPMTPSGKIQKFQIKEEMVQRLNLA; encoded by the coding sequence ATGCGATGCAAAACCCACATGAAGACTGCCGATCCCACCTTGTCCGAATGGATTGCGCCCCCGGGCGCGCCGGCGCTCGACCCCGGCAGCCTGTCCTTGGGTGACACCTTATCGCAGGCCGCTCGCAAATGGGGCAGCAGGCAGGCCATCATTTACCGGCATCAACCCGCCATTGCGGACGTGGCATGGACCTATGCGGAACTGAACCACCATGCGGAACGCCTGGCAGCGGCCCTGATCGCGACCGGCTATCTGCCCGGTGAACGGATTGCCATATGGGGTCCAAACCATCCCGAATGGGTGCTGCTCGAATATGCGATCGCCAAAGCCGGCCTGATCCTTGTTGCCCTCAACCCATTGTACAAAATCAATGAACTGGCCTTTGCACTGCAGGATTCCCGTGCAGCCGGTATCTTTCATGCGGATCGGATCGGCGTCACCCGCCCGGCTGAGATCATTGATCAGGCACGCAGGGACACCCCTGCGCTTCGCCACATTCATGCCTTTTCCAGCATCTGGACGGAACTGATCCCCCGCGCACCGGACGATTTCCCCCATGTCGCGACGGATCCCGACGCCACGTTCATGATCCAATACACTTCGGGCACGACGGGTGTGCCGAAGGCCGTCCGGCTGTCGCACAGGGCGATCATGACAACGGCCCTAAATTCCTACCGGATGTGGGGAATCGAAGAAGGCAGCCGCGTCTGCCCGGGATTTCCACTTTTCCATGTGGGAGGGTCGGGCAACTCGATCCCCGGCGCCGTGGCGGCCGGCGCAACGGTCCTGCCGCTCCACATCTTCAAGCCGCACCTGACGCTCGATGTTCTGGAACATGAACGCTGTTCAACCTTCGTCGGCGTGCCGACAATGCTGATCGCGATGCTGGACGACCCTTCCATCGCGGGCCGATCGCTCGACGCCCTCAAGACGATCATTGTCGGCGGCGCGCCGGTCACAAACGATCTTCTCAAACGCTGCCGGAATATCTTCGGCGCCGATGTCATCAATTGCTACGGACAGACGGAAACATGCGGGGTGACGACAACCACCCTGTCCACCGACAGCGCCGACAAGAAGACACGAACGAGCGGCGCGGCGCTCATCGGCGTCAGCATTGCCATTCGCGACGAACAGGGCCGATCGGTTCGCCGCGGGCGGATCGGCGAACTCCATTATCAAGGTCCGGGGGGCATGCAGGGTTATGGCAGCACTCCCTGCGACGGCGACATATCCGATGGCCCGGCATGGATCGCTTCGGGCGATCTGGCGACAATGGATGATGACGGCTTCGTCGCTATCGTCGGCCGCAAGAAGGAAATGATCATCCGTGGCGGCGAAAACCTTTCGCCCGTCGAAATCGAAGCCTACATGAAGGAACACCCAGCCATTCGCGAAGTCGCGGTGGTTGGCGTTCCCGATGAAAAATATGGCGAAGTCGCGTGCGCGGCGGTCTCTGTTCGCAGCGGCATGGAAATAACATCAAAACAAATTCGCGAATGGTGCATCGATCGAATTTCTCTATGGAAAGTACCTGAATATATCGAATTTTTAGATGAATTTCCGATGACTCCTTCCGGAAAGATCCAGAAATTCCAAATCAAGGAAGAGATGGTTCAGCGTCTCAACCTTGCATGA
- a CDS encoding DUF1330 domain-containing protein: MPVYVFGKLIVGHWDWYREYRSTTEPLVAQHGGRYLIKGGPSEKLEGDEPVGHAQVLIEFPDREAALNWYRDPAYARMIALRKKSGVITELTMIEGIPPAD; encoded by the coding sequence ATGCCGGTCTATGTCTTCGGAAAACTGATCGTCGGTCATTGGGACTGGTATCGCGAATATCGATCCACAACCGAGCCGCTCGTGGCCCAGCATGGTGGGCGCTATCTGATCAAGGGCGGCCCAAGCGAAAAGCTCGAAGGTGATGAACCTGTGGGGCATGCGCAGGTGCTGATCGAGTTCCCCGATCGCGAAGCCGCGCTGAACTGGTATCGCGATCCCGCTTATGCCCGGATGATCGCGCTACGCAAGAAAAGCGGGGTCATCACCGAACTCACCATGATCGAAGGCATTCCGCCGGCCGATTGA
- a CDS encoding TetR/AcrR family transcriptional regulator, with amino-acid sequence MPKSTAPDVGWRKNPKQQRAVITAEALTEATRQIIVREGFKNATTNRIAEVAGVSVGSLYQYFPNKQAIVKALIEETVSSAATRIRVCLRELMDAPLEPALHQIFKLLFEIYKENYFILFDIVDEIPEMREYSKSISIGIYTNSTNVAFLEQHAHELSVTDLRSALMIVEQATIRNMQHFITENPTNLTEDQLIDELTKMAVNYLTK; translated from the coding sequence GTGCCGAAATCGACGGCACCGGATGTTGGCTGGCGCAAGAATCCCAAGCAGCAGCGCGCGGTGATCACGGCCGAAGCCTTAACCGAGGCGACCCGGCAGATCATTGTCCGCGAGGGTTTCAAGAACGCGACGACGAACCGGATTGCCGAGGTTGCCGGCGTCAGCGTCGGTTCGCTCTATCAATATTTTCCGAACAAGCAGGCCATCGTCAAGGCGCTGATCGAAGAAACGGTATCGAGCGCGGCGACGCGGATCAGGGTGTGTTTGCGGGAATTGATGGACGCGCCTCTGGAACCGGCGCTCCATCAGATATTCAAATTATTATTCGAAATATATAAGGAAAATTATTTCATATTGTTCGACATAGTTGATGAAATTCCTGAGATGCGCGAATATTCTAAAAGCATATCTATCGGAATTTATACCAATTCGACCAATGTGGCGTTCCTTGAGCAGCATGCCCACGAATTGTCCGTTACGGACCTGCGGAGCGCGCTGATGATTGTGGAACAGGCGACGATCCGCAACATGCAGCATTTCATCACGGAAAATCCGACCAACCTTACGGAAGACCAGTTGATCGACGAGCTGACCAAAATGGCGGTCAACTATCTGACAAAATAG
- a CDS encoding Gfo/Idh/MocA family protein: MSKRVRIAIAGAGFSAHFHLASYRKVYGEDFEIAGIYGRNRTRTAELARTFGIPVQYETIDTLMADPAIDVVDLCVPNHLHMPLVLKAAEQGKHIICEKPLGGYFGPQDAGDDWSAIGAPREAMLASVVEHAHAVQAAIARSGVTFCYAENWIYAPPITKLNRLMAASDSTIMRIQGEESHSGSHSPYAKRWRTSGGGSLLRLGVHPIGAALYLKYEEGRRRHGEPIRPVSVLAQVANLTAIESFKRETRKHLVTGWEDVEDWASIVITFEDGSVAQLTSTDTRMGGIHNYLTAYGSRSLVTANINPNTMCQAYTPDGRYFDSEYIVEKTETKAGWSFPAPDEDAVTGYPEELRDFIGAIAHGRAPRSDLMLAMDVLLIVYSGYLSAERGAAVELSRFV, encoded by the coding sequence ATGAGCAAGCGCGTGCGCATCGCAATTGCAGGGGCTGGCTTTTCCGCTCACTTCCACCTTGCCAGCTACCGCAAGGTTTATGGCGAGGATTTCGAGATTGCGGGCATCTATGGCCGCAATCGGACACGAACGGCTGAACTCGCGCGAACCTTTGGCATCCCGGTTCAGTACGAAACGATTGATACGCTGATGGCCGATCCGGCCATCGATGTGGTCGATCTGTGCGTGCCGAACCATCTCCACATGCCGCTGGTGCTGAAGGCCGCGGAACAGGGAAAACACATCATCTGCGAGAAGCCGTTGGGTGGCTATTTCGGACCGCAGGATGCGGGCGACGACTGGAGCGCGATCGGCGCACCGCGGGAGGCGATGCTGGCCAGCGTCGTTGAGCATGCGCATGCGGTGCAGGCCGCGATTGCCCGGTCGGGTGTTACTTTCTGTTATGCCGAAAACTGGATTTATGCGCCGCCGATCACCAAGCTGAACCGGCTGATGGCGGCGAGCGATTCCACGATCATGCGCATCCAGGGAGAGGAATCGCATTCGGGGTCGCACAGCCCTTATGCCAAGCGATGGCGGACGTCTGGCGGAGGATCGCTGTTGCGGCTTGGTGTTCATCCGATCGGCGCGGCGCTTTATCTGAAATATGAGGAAGGCCGCCGTCGCCATGGTGAGCCAATCCGCCCGGTGTCGGTGCTCGCGCAGGTCGCCAATCTGACCGCAATCGAATCCTTCAAACGGGAAACGCGAAAGCACCTCGTCACGGGCTGGGAGGATGTCGAGGATTGGGCGAGCATTGTCATCACCTTCGAGGACGGATCCGTCGCGCAATTGACGTCGACCGACACGCGGATGGGGGGCATCCACAATTATCTCACCGCTTATGGCTCCCGCTCGCTTGTCACGGCAAACATCAACCCGAATACGATGTGCCAGGCGTACACGCCCGATGGCCGCTATTTCGACAGCGAATATATCGTCGAAAAGACCGAGACCAAGGCGGGGTGGTCGTTTCCCGCACCTGACGAGGATGCCGTCACCGGCTATCCGGAGGAACTGCGCGATTTCATCGGCGCGATCGCACATGGCCGGGCGCCGCGCAGTGATCTGATGCTGGCGATGGACGTGCTGCTGATCGTCTACAGCGGCTATTTAAGCGCGGAACGGGGGGCGGCGGTGGAGTTGTCCCGGTTCGTCTAA
- a CDS encoding 2Fe-2S iron-sulfur cluster-binding protein: protein MPEIIFIGHDGVEHVVEADLDTSLMKAAVNKMVPGVDGDCGGACACATCHVYVDPAWTERTGGPDAAEKEMLEFVSDPADNSRLACQITITAELHGLTVRLPRQQG from the coding sequence ATGCCGGAGATTATTTTCATCGGCCATGACGGTGTGGAGCATGTCGTCGAGGCGGATCTTGATACATCGCTGATGAAGGCGGCCGTCAATAAAATGGTGCCCGGCGTCGATGGCGATTGTGGTGGCGCGTGCGCGTGCGCGACATGCCATGTCTATGTCGATCCGGCATGGACGGAGCGCACCGGCGGGCCCGACGCGGCAGAAAAGGAGATGCTTGAGTTCGTGAGCGATCCGGCGGACAATTCGCGCTTGGCCTGCCAGATCACCATCACCGCCGAACTGCATGGCCTGACCGTGCGACTGCCCAGGCAGCAAGGCTGA
- a CDS encoding enoyl-CoA hydratase/isomerase family protein, whose translation MNYERYKELRVEKDGNILTLTVNRSDTKNAINAALHEEFSYIFDDIDRDESVDVVILTGSGGSFCAGGDLKWLLSMHGDPVTTSIGIRRDRKIQNSILDLEKPIIAKVDGPAIGLGCSLALYCDFVYASDHSLFADPHVSVGLVAGDGGAVMWPQLVGYARARRYLLTGDAIPAPEAAAMGLITEAVPADQLDETVARMAKRLARGATHSIKWTKASINAGLKVSANAIIDRAAAYENVTQLLDDHRIALQAFQNKEKPQFTGR comes from the coding sequence ATGAACTATGAACGATACAAGGAACTCCGCGTCGAAAAAGACGGAAATATTCTAACGCTGACGGTCAACCGATCCGATACAAAGAATGCGATCAACGCCGCCCTGCATGAGGAATTTTCCTACATTTTCGACGATATCGATCGCGATGAATCGGTGGACGTCGTCATTCTCACGGGGTCGGGCGGGTCCTTCTGCGCCGGTGGCGATCTGAAATGGCTGTTGTCCATGCACGGTGATCCCGTGACCACCAGCATCGGCATCCGGCGCGACCGGAAGATCCAGAATTCGATACTGGATCTCGAAAAACCGATCATCGCCAAGGTCGACGGCCCGGCCATCGGGCTGGGCTGTTCGCTCGCCCTCTATTGCGACTTCGTCTATGCTTCGGATCATTCGCTGTTCGCCGATCCGCATGTGTCGGTCGGCCTTGTCGCGGGGGACGGCGGGGCGGTGATGTGGCCGCAGCTCGTCGGCTATGCACGCGCCCGCCGCTATCTGCTGACCGGCGATGCGATCCCCGCCCCCGAGGCAGCCGCGATGGGCCTCATCACCGAGGCGGTTCCCGCCGATCAACTCGATGAAACCGTGGCCAGAATGGCAAAACGCCTCGCCAGAGGCGCAACACATTCGATCAAGTGGACCAAGGCGTCCATCAATGCGGGTCTCAAGGTGAGTGCCAACGCGATCATCGATCGCGCCGCCGCCTACGAAAATGTGACGCAGTTGCTCGACGATCACCGGATCGCCCTGCAAGCGTTTCAGAATAAGGAAAAGCCGCAGTTCACGGGCCGCTGA
- a CDS encoding SDR family NAD(P)-dependent oxidoreductase: MQNPASLENKVIIITGAAQGIGKALVDHAVSMGARVAAVDINAAALQNGLGQHAPERVKGFAGDITDGNFVGAVVRETAATFGDVHGLLNNAGIVRASMINDMTRDQWQAVIDVNLTGAFVCLQAVGRYLVAKAKKGDPNPGSIVNISSDAGRRGTIGQINYGAAKSGVLGLTMSAAREWGRFNINVNSVCYGLVQTAMTEIIRQDQFRDRYLEAIPLRRFCAPEEIAPATCFFLSDAASYVTGQHIGIDGGFHIAS; this comes from the coding sequence GTGCAAAACCCGGCATCGCTAGAAAATAAGGTCATCATCATCACCGGCGCCGCCCAGGGCATCGGCAAGGCACTGGTCGATCACGCCGTCAGCATGGGTGCGCGGGTTGCGGCGGTCGATATCAACGCAGCGGCGTTGCAAAACGGCCTTGGCCAGCACGCCCCGGAACGGGTGAAAGGCTTTGCCGGCGATATCACCGACGGAAATTTCGTCGGGGCCGTCGTGCGGGAAACGGCGGCGACATTTGGCGATGTGCACGGACTGCTCAACAATGCAGGCATCGTGCGCGCCTCAATGATCAACGATATGACCCGCGATCAGTGGCAGGCGGTGATCGACGTGAACCTGACGGGCGCCTTTGTCTGCCTTCAGGCGGTCGGCCGATATCTGGTGGCCAAGGCGAAGAAGGGTGATCCCAATCCGGGTTCCATCGTCAATATATCATCCGATGCCGGCAGGCGGGGCACCATCGGGCAGATCAATTATGGCGCGGCGAAGTCAGGCGTTCTTGGCCTTACGATGAGCGCCGCGCGCGAATGGGGCCGTTTCAACATCAACGTCAACAGCGTGTGCTACGGCCTGGTCCAGACCGCCATGACCGAAATCATTCGCCAGGACCAGTTTCGCGATCGCTACCTCGAAGCCATCCCGCTCCGCCGTTTCTGCGCGCCCGAAGAAATCGCGCCGGCGACCTGCTTCTTCCTCTCCGATGCCGCGTCCTACGTCACGGGCCAGCACATCGGAATCGATGGCGGCTTCCACATCGCTTCATAG
- a CDS encoding acyl-CoA dehydrogenase family protein, with the protein MGFASHRWCRGIVRTGLGLREAQLKLVFPAAAQHGIGRTLPGRRACMRVQDEWLWTYLPRQDSHACRVPERGRDAQLTHIHGADMNSFPEPDHIQMLRETLLRFIEKEMPLELVRKWDRENYFPRDVHEKLAALGLMGLTVAEEYGGGGRDIRATMVAIELLCGRSMAVGGPYIQSACYAGLNIAEVGSDRQKRELLPRVVSDGMIFAYGISEPDVGADVAAVRTTAKIVGERLLINGAKRFCSGATIADYIYTLARTGPAEERHRNLTLVLVPTRAEGITFEAQDALGLKGTGTYDVTFDDVSVPLENIVGEEAGWNKAWPMLAGPGLDIEKMEVAAMALGIAAAAVDEAWAYAQERRQFGKPISAFQSVRHMLADVRTKLHACRVVTYQAASALDSEGKAPVETSMAKLFVCQTAQEIVLTCQQILGAYGYIKEFDMERHVRDILIMPILGGSSAIQKNNICNMLRLEK; encoded by the coding sequence GTGGGTTTTGCATCGCATCGTTGGTGTCGCGGCATTGTCCGGACCGGATTAGGCCTGCGCGAAGCTCAGCTAAAACTCGTTTTCCCGGCTGCGGCGCAGCATGGGATTGGCCGTACCCTGCCCGGGCGGCGGGCTTGTATGCGAGTTCAAGATGAATGGCTTTGGACTTACCTCCCCCGGCAAGATTCACACGCTTGTCGAGTGCCGGAACGCGGCCGAGACGCGCAGCTGACGCACATTCATGGGGCAGATATGAACAGTTTTCCCGAACCCGATCATATCCAGATGCTGCGGGAAACGCTTTTGCGTTTCATCGAAAAGGAAATGCCGCTGGAACTGGTCAGAAAATGGGATCGAGAAAATTACTTCCCCCGTGATGTCCATGAAAAACTCGCGGCGCTGGGCCTGATGGGGCTAACCGTTGCCGAGGAATATGGCGGTGGTGGCCGGGACATACGCGCGACCATGGTGGCGATCGAATTGCTTTGCGGCCGGAGCATGGCGGTCGGCGGGCCTTATATCCAGTCGGCTTGCTATGCCGGGCTGAACATCGCCGAAGTGGGCAGCGACCGGCAGAAGCGCGAACTGCTGCCAAGGGTCGTCAGTGACGGGATGATCTTCGCGTACGGCATCAGCGAGCCGGACGTGGGCGCCGATGTGGCGGCCGTGCGCACGACGGCAAAGATCGTCGGGGAACGGCTGCTGATCAATGGAGCGAAGCGCTTCTGTTCGGGGGCCACGATTGCCGACTATATCTATACGCTCGCCAGGACCGGGCCTGCCGAGGAACGGCACAGAAACCTTACCCTGGTCCTCGTCCCGACGCGGGCGGAAGGCATCACGTTCGAGGCGCAGGATGCCCTGGGCCTGAAGGGCACCGGCACCTATGACGTCACCTTTGATGATGTTTCCGTGCCGCTTGAAAATATCGTCGGCGAAGAAGCGGGCTGGAACAAGGCCTGGCCCATGCTGGCAGGGCCAGGGCTGGATATAGAAAAGATGGAGGTGGCGGCGATGGCGCTTGGCATTGCCGCCGCCGCGGTCGACGAGGCCTGGGCCTATGCGCAGGAACGCCGCCAGTTCGGCAAGCCGATATCGGCATTCCAATCGGTCCGCCACATGCTGGCCGATGTCAGGACCAAGCTGCACGCCTGCCGGGTCGTCACCTATCAGGCGGCGAGCGCGCTGGACAGCGAAGGCAAGGCGCCGGTCGAAACGTCCATGGCGAAATTGTTCGTCTGCCAGACCGCGCAGGAGATCGTGCTGACATGTCAGCAAATTCTGGGTGCATATGGATATATCAAGGAGTTCGACATGGAGCGGCATGTTCGCGACATTTTGATTATGCCTATACTTGGTGGTTCTTCTGCCATCCAGAAGAACAATATCTGCAACATGCTGAGGCTTGAAAAATAA